One Eptesicus fuscus isolate TK198812 chromosome 13, DD_ASM_mEF_20220401, whole genome shotgun sequence genomic window, ACACTTCACCTAgtctcctcctccagggagccctcctggACTGAACCAGCACTGCCTCTACTGATGAAGCCTTCTGCTAGTCAGATGGTCCCAAGGTACCTTCCTGGGATGTAGGTGCTCCTGGGAAGGGTTCAACAGTCTAAAAAAATGGTGGGGCTGGGGCATGACCCAGGTTGGGGAGTGCCTAGAGCCAAAGTTCCTAGCCTAGAGTTTATGGTCTAAATGAGATCAATCAGCACCCAGAGATCAAATGCAGAAGTCTGGGTGTAAGCCAAGCTCTCGTCTGCCTAGGGCCTTTCCAGATCTGCCCCCTCTGCAGTCTGCTCCTTCCCTTGCCCTTCAGAACACTGGCCCTTTCTCTGCTTCCAGACTGTTGCTTCCTAACTCCTCCTCCAAGAGGCCTTCCCTCACCACCTCCTAAATTAAGTCAAGGTCCCCTATAGCAGTCCCCCTTCAgtccctgcccactgccctcacAGCTATGACTGCCACGAGGCGTGAGTGAATCAGCAACTCAAAATCCAGGAGACAGACGTGAATCAGAGTGTTTATTGCAGAAGTCTGGCCAAGGCCTCAACTtggtggccagctgaggctggACCGGCCTcggccctggctgggcaggtgtaggagggaaggcagagggagcacGTCTGGGCCGGGGCCTCAGAGCTGCGAGAGGAGGTTGGGGGCCAGGCTGCAGGTGAGGCCTGTGCCATCCGGCTCCACATTGAGGGCCTTCACTACACCATCCTCTATCACCATGGAGAACCTGCCAGACAGAGGGCAGGGCCGTTACAAGAGCTGGGCCTGGAGGCCGGGAATAGAgagggagggtggcaggggaACCCCACAGGGGAACCTCCCACTTTTACCTCTTGAGCCGTCGATTCCCAAACAGGGACACCAACGAATCATCCAGTAACAAATCTGTCTCCTAAGAAACGAGACAGAAACAAGGGTCAGGAACCCCAAGAACAGCCAaactccccagctgctccccacaCTGGTCACGACCCTCTAaacccctgcctccagcccagctgcaggggtgaggtgggggttgCACTCACCTTCCCAAAGGCTCCCGTGGGGTCAGCCAGAAGCCGAATCTAAAGAGAAAGTCAAGGTCACAGGAAAATCTCCCGCCTGGCCCCTGAGCCCCTGCGGGACCCACACCTCACCTTGCCTTCTGTGTTGTGGGCTCGTCCCCACTCTTCAGTCACAAAGACATCGTTAACGCTCAGACATGCCACCACCTGGACGCCCTTGGCCTTCAGAGCCCCCGCCTGCTCCACAAACCCTGGCAGGTGAGTCTGGGAGGGAAAACACAGACTCAGCAAAGGGACAACTGCCTCCACTCCTCGGTCTGGCCTTCATCTCCAGGACTTCCTCGCTGTCCCGCTCCAACACCTTCCACCAGACAATGAGAGCTGCGTAAGCCACGGTCCCTTTTAGCCTTGGCCAGGGGAGCTTGGATCCACACTTAAGATTTCTGTGGTCAAGACCGTGACTTTCCTGTAGGCATAATTATGTCTTATTTACCAAATACCTCCCACGGTGCCCGTCAGCCAGCAGATCACTGAGAGGGGTTGGGTTTCACTGTAATGCCCTTTCTTCCATGCTCCTGAGACCACTACCTTTTCACAGCCCACGCTGATTCGTTAACCGTCATGTCCCCTGCACGGTATTGCTGCAAGCTGCCGCAGGACAACACGGAGCGCTATGAACAACGCAGACATGTGCACAAGTTCCCACCTGCTGAGCCCCAGAAGGGCAGGGCCTCACCTTGGAACAGCCGGGGGTAAAGGCTCCAGGGACTCCAAACAGCACCCCCTTCTTGCCCTTGAACAGCTCTGCCAGGTCCACCTTGTTCCCAGGCTGCCCTTCAAATACCACCACAGATGGGATGGCATCTCCCACCTAGAGGGAAGGACACAAGTTCAGGGTCAGGGAGTGGGGGGCAAGCAGGGCGGTCAAGGGAAGGGCAGCGAACCCAGAGCCAGGGGGACCGAGGGCCTGGAAGCCCGGACTGGCGAGGCCAGGGCTGACTCACGGCAGGGTGTCTGAACCTGTCAGAgctcccagaggcccctcccagcctccctccctctccccccactgccTGTTACCCCACATCCTCCAGGTTTCAAGTTGGCCCTATTCCTCTTTGAGGGCCTGTTGGTAACaacagaaaaagggagagaaccGCCTCCCAGGTGTTGCAACTCCTCGCAACAAGTGGTCTGGGTTACAGGAAAGAAGTGGGGTaactgggcaggaggaggagggtcaggGGGCtgtatggggggcgggggggggctgaAAAATGGAGGGAGAGGATCCTGGCCAGTCTATGTCCCATCCCAAGATGAGAACAGCAGAAGGTGGGGAAGGTTtagttgtgtgtggtgtgtttgtttttttttttgggggggggcggttgtGGGGGTACATCCAGGGGGTATAGAGTAAAAACAGTAATCTCTTGGAGGGAAAGAGCAGTCTACCTGGGAGTGTGTGAGGGCGTCATGGCAGGAGGGAGACAAGAGGGAGGGAAGTCGGTTGGGATAGgatggagcagagggaggaagagtgtggggggaagggggtagcTCTAAGGCGCTGGCGACAGTTCAGCAGGAGCGTGTGACCCGCGGGCTAAAGCGGGGAATTAGCTGTGGGCGGCGTGGAATGGGGGAGGCGTGGCAGGGCTCTAAGAGACAATGTTTCAGAAGGTGGGGCGAGTGAGGCCCATAACAACCTGATAAAAGCGTGCCGGAGGGCACAGCGGGGTTATGTGTGGGGTTGAAAGGGGACCCTGGCGCAGAGGAGGTTCCAGAAGGTGGGGGAGGCCATGGTACTCCAGCGCCTGAAAAGGGTTGAGCCCCCATCACAGGGCGTCGCGGTGAATGTGGGAGAGAAGGCTCGAAAGCCTCAGGGGCAGCCCCGGGAGATGGTGCACGAAACCCTTAAAACGGGCGAGAACGGTGGGGGTTGTTGAGAGGATGGGGGACAGACGACGCGAGGAGCCCCTAGGGCGGCCGAGAGCGGTCCCCAGGGCAGGAAAAGCGGGAGGCCGGGAGGGTGTGGGCCGGGGCCGCGGCCTTCAGCGGGACGGAGGGCCTTGGAGagtcgggggagagggggagaggggtcagGCCTGGCCGGACTGGGCCAGCGGTCACCTTGATCGGGGCCATAGCGACAGCGGCGCTTCTGAAACCGCGGGCTCGGCTGAGCGTCCACTCGAGGCCTCCTTCCACGCACCCTCCGCCTCCCGCTGCTGCCGCACAACGGACGGCGACCACACGAGCGAGAATGGAGCCCGATAGGCGGCCCAGGATGCACATTCCGGTCGGCCCCACACCGGGTATTGAGGCCACAACCGCCCGGCGCCGCCCCCGCTCccgcctccacccccgcccccgggcgtccgcgggaggcagggcctgggtcgCCGTGCCGCAGCGGAACCTGCAAAAGGCGGGGCCTCAGACCACCGCGGGGCGGGCCGCCTCCAACGCGCGAGCGGGGCGGGCGTTGGGGCGGGGCTGACTTATTTGcatagggggcgtggcctgtgggcggGGCCTTCGGCAGCCGGCGGCTTATTTGCTTACAAGGAGGGGCGACGTGGTTTTGACGCGCCTAATTAACGGATTGGGGCAGGGTGACCGTTCCTTAACCGAAAGCGAGGGGCAGGAGCCGACGGTTCCGGGCGCCTGCGTGGAGTAAAACACGCTTATTTCGCATCGACGAAGGCCCCGGCCCCGCGACTTCCCTACGTACAACCTGCGCTGCGCAGGATCTGCAGCGAGTGGAGGTCTGGCTCAGGCACAACCACCGGGCCTGCCCCGAGACACCCTCCGCCGGGATGCTTCCGGCGGCCACGCGTGACGCGAGGAAGCCTTGGCAGGACCTGCGCTCCCGCGAGCACCAGAAGTTCCAGCAACTTCGGCCGCTTCCGCTCCTCCCGGCCCTGCAATAGGCTAGAGAGCGGGGCGGCCCCGGAAGTGACGCAGCGGAGCGCCTGTCTCCTTCCGGTTCCGGCCGGGGAAAGAGTGTGGCGGCGACATGAAGCTGCTTACCCACAATTTGCTGAGCTCGCACGTGCGAGGGGTGGGACCCCGTGGATTCCCGCTGCGTCTTGAGGTACCGCACGGGGGACGCTCGGGCGCCCGTGTCCCGGGAGGGATAGGGGAGCCAGGCTCCGATCCCTGCCCAACCAAACCCCTCCGCCCTGCAGGCTACCGAGGTCCGCGTCATCCCGGTGGAGTTCAACCCGGACTTCGTGGCGCGTATGATACCCAAAGTGGAGTGGGCGGCGCTGTTGGAGGCGGCCGATCACGTGaggaccctccccctgcccgcgCGCACCCAGCCCCTTGCTCCTGGCCAGGGTTGCGGGTGCCCAGGGATAATTTAGGTCTCTTGCCCACAGTTGCGTCTGGTCGAGGTGCCCAAAGGGCCGATTCAGGGGTATGAGCAAGATGAGACGTTTCTGAGGAAGATGCACCACGTGCTGCTGGAGGTGAGACTGGGCTGTCACTTGCTTCCTGGCTACACAGCCACACCCGGAGGCTGCCAGTGCTCagctcttccccccttccccgcaggtggaggtggtggagggcaCCCTGCAGTGCCCAGAGTCCGGACGTGTGTTCCCCATCACCCGCGGAATCCCCAACATGCTGCTGAATGAGGAGGAAACCGAGACTTAATCGTGCCAGGCATTCGTTTTTCATACTGTGaccatgtgtgtttttatgtatATCCTGTTGGTTAGTTTTGTCACGTGTATTCCCAGCTCTTGACCCAGTGACACGCCACACAGTGTTCTTGAGCTCgatatatatgtttttctcaTTAAAGGTTCAAAACCAAAAGCGGTTTCTCTTTGCaacaaatatacattaaaatagagTCTCTGTACAGCCAAGGGCTCTGGGCCCTGGCTTGCCCCATGTCCCTGCGCCTCCCTGGCCAAacccaaaaataaatatagtgtTATTGCTCTGCAGGGCATAGAGGCAGTGCTCTCCCTACCCCCTGAGGAGCCTGGGTGGGAGCTGATGGGGgaccctggccaccccagggGTCCAGGGGCTGGAGCCTGCTTGGAGTTATTGCTTTAAGGGGTCGGGGGGCAGAATGCCCAATGCAAATGAGGAGCCAAGGGGGCAGGGGCCTTTGCTCTCCGAATTTCCCTCTGCTCTGGAGAGGGGGTCGGATTAAGCAGCAGCAAAAGCATCACCCACTGGGAGACTGgcctccactcccttccctccctgagATCAGgcttctgcccccctcccctacACATCCCCTGCAGCCCCCTATGGCTTCCACAGCACCCCCTACACTCTGGGGGCACGTTATGGCTTGCAAGGGGCAGCACTGTGCCCAGAGCCTGGGCACACACGTTCCCAGCGTCTACACCCccggagaagggggaggggagggcgtaGGGCCTGCTCCCAGGGACTGATGGTATTGCCTTGGCCCTGCCAGCAGGCTGTGGCACTGCcgaccccagctctgcccccttggGGCTGACCCCATGCTGGGCGGGTCCTGCCAGCACCCCCACCCATGCCCACCCCTTGCCTCAGTCCATCATAGCCTCAAGCATCTCCAAGAACAACTTGTGCATGGGCACTTTGCCCTCCAGCTTCACCCCATAGAAATGGGCCAGCACTTTGCCCGCTGTCTGGCGAAGGAGTGGTAGTGTAAGCAGCAGCCTGCCTGCCCGCCGCCTCTCAGCACCCCCTCCGGGGCCCGCCCGGCCTGCTTCATACTCCAGCAGGGCCTCATGGAGAGCTTCTCGCAGCTGCTCCACAGCCTCAGCATCTTCAATGTGCACAGAGTCTgcaaggagtggggagagagctgTTGACATGGACCATCTCCAGGAAGGAGAGAGCCCGCATCTGCTTGGGCACTGAGGGATGGAGCCTACACAGGAGCCGGACACAGATTTGTGGATTGTCTGACTGAGGCAACTCTCACTGCTTGTGCCCGTGAGCCAGGGCCCACCTTTTCTCAACTAGGGTGCCCTCTTGTCCTCCCTACCTCCCCTCCCACTAAGTGGTTCACCTTTCCAGTAAGTATGGCACTAGGGTTCAAAGTCCTAGGTGCAGTTCCTGGGCCTGCGCTTGCCTTGCTTTGCAGCTTGCAGCAAGTCGCTGTTCTT contains:
- the PRDX5 gene encoding peroxiredoxin-5, mitochondrial produces the protein MCILGRLSGSILARVVAVRCAAAAGGGGCVEGGLEWTLSRARGFRSAAVAMAPIKVGDAIPSVVVFEGQPGNKVDLAELFKGKKGVLFGVPGAFTPGCSKTHLPGFVEQAGALKAKGVQVVACLSVNDVFVTEEWGRAHNTEGKIRLLADPTGAFGKETDLLLDDSLVSLFGNRRLKRFSMVIEDGVVKALNVEPDGTGLTCSLAPNLLSQL
- the TRMT112 gene encoding multifunctional methyltransferase subunit TRM112-like protein — encoded protein: MKLLTHNLLSSHVRGVGPRGFPLRLEATEVRVIPVEFNPDFVARMIPKVEWAALLEAADHLRLVEVPKGPIQGYEQDETFLRKMHHVLLEVEVVEGTLQCPESGRVFPITRGIPNMLLNEEETET